One segment of Xanthomonas oryzae pv. oryzae DNA contains the following:
- the rplA gene encoding 50S ribosomal protein L1 yields MAQSKRVKAIAVAVAPGKAYAFEDAIKILKTATKAKFVESIDVAVRLGVDAKKSDQQVRGSTVLPAGTGKSVRVAVFAPAGAKADEALAAGAEAVGMDDLAEKMQAGDLSYDVVIATPDAMRVVGKLGTLLGPRGLMPNPKVGTVSANPGEAVKNAKSGQVRYRTDKAGIIHCTIGKASFDDEALKSNLQALLLDLVKAKPATSKGTYLQKVSVSSTMGPGVTVDQSSLSLK; encoded by the coding sequence ATGGCACAGAGCAAGCGTGTGAAGGCCATTGCGGTCGCTGTCGCTCCGGGTAAGGCCTATGCCTTCGAAGACGCAATCAAGATCCTGAAGACCGCCACCAAGGCCAAGTTCGTCGAATCGATCGACGTTGCCGTGCGCCTGGGCGTGGACGCCAAGAAGTCCGACCAGCAGGTGCGCGGTTCCACCGTGCTGCCGGCGGGTACCGGCAAGAGCGTGCGCGTTGCAGTGTTCGCACCCGCAGGCGCCAAGGCTGACGAGGCCCTGGCTGCTGGTGCCGAGGCGGTGGGCATGGACGACCTGGCCGAGAAGATGCAGGCCGGCGATCTGAGCTATGACGTGGTCATCGCTACCCCGGACGCTATGCGCGTGGTCGGTAAGCTGGGCACCCTGCTGGGTCCGCGCGGCTTGATGCCGAACCCGAAGGTCGGCACCGTGTCGGCCAATCCGGGCGAAGCGGTCAAGAACGCCAAGTCGGGCCAGGTGCGTTACCGCACCGACAAGGCCGGTATCATCCATTGCACCATCGGCAAGGCCAGCTTCGACGACGAAGCGCTGAAGTCGAACCTGCAGGCGCTGTTGCTGGATCTGGTCAAGGCCAAGCCGGCCACGTCGAAGGGTACCTACCTGCAGAAGGTGTCGGTCAGCTCGACCATGGGTCCGGGCGTGACGGTCGATCAGTCGAGCCTGTCGCTGAAGTAA
- the rplL gene encoding 50S ribosomal protein L7/L12: MSLTNEQIVDAIAEKSLMEVMELVKAIEDKFGVSAAAPVAAAAAAGPAAVVEEQTEFTVVLTNPGLNKVTAIKAVRGVTGLGLKEAKDLTEAGGILKEGVSKDEAEKIKKEMTEAGATVEVK, encoded by the coding sequence ATGTCCCTTACCAACGAACAGATCGTCGACGCCATCGCCGAGAAGTCCTTGATGGAAGTGATGGAGCTGGTCAAGGCCATCGAAGACAAGTTCGGCGTCTCCGCTGCTGCCCCGGTCGCTGCTGCTGCTGCAGCTGGCCCGGCCGCCGTGGTTGAAGAACAGACCGAATTCACCGTGGTGCTGACCAACCCCGGCCTGAACAAAGTGACCGCCATTAAGGCTGTGCGCGGCGTGACCGGCCTGGGTCTGAAGGAAGCCAAGGATCTGACCGAGGCCGGCGGCATCCTGAAGGAAGGTGTCAGCAAGGACGAAGCCGAGAAGATCAAGAAGGAAATGACCGAAGCCGGCGCGACCGTCGAAGTCAAGTAA
- the rpoB gene encoding DNA-directed RNA polymerase subunit beta, with protein MTSYSFTEKKRIRKDFGKQRSILEVPFLLAIQVDSYREFLQEDVESTKRKDLGLHAALKSVFPISSYSGNAALEYVGYKLGQPVFDERECRQRGMSYGAPLRVTVRLVIYDRESSTKAIKYVKEQEVYLGEIPLMTGNGTFIVNGTERVIVSQLHRSPGVFFDHDRGKTHSSGKLLYSARIIPYRGSWLDFEFDPKDALFTRIDRRRKLPVSILLRALGYNNEEMLAEFFEINTFHINPDEGVQLELVPERLRGETLNFDLADGDKVIVEAGKRITARHVKQLEAAGVAALAVPDDYLVGRILSHDVVDGSTGELLANANDEISEDQLTAFRKAGVDAVGTLWVNDLDRGPYLSNTLRIDPTKTQLEALVEIYRMMRPGEPPTKEAAQNLFHNLFFTFERYDLSTVGRMKFNRRVGRKDVLGESVLYDKKYFAERNDEESKRLVAEHTDTSDILEVIKVLTEIRNGRGVVDDIDHLGNRRVRSVGEMAENVFRVGLVRVERAVKERLSMAESEGLTPQELINAKPVAAAIKEFFGSSQLSQFMDQNNPLSEVTHKRRVSALGPGGLTRERAGFEVRDVHPTHYGRVCTIETPEGPNIGLINSLAVFARTNQYGFLETPYRKVLDGKVSDDVEYLSAIEENEYVIAQANALTDAKNMLTEQFVPCRFQGESLLKPPSEVHFMDVSPMQTVSVAAALVPFLEHDDANRALMGANMQRQAVPTLRSQKPLVGTGIERAVARDSGVTVNALRGGVIEQIDAARIVVKVNEAEIGGGTDAGVDIYNLIKYTRSNQNTCINQRPLVNVGDVIARGDVLADGPSTDIGELALGQNMLIAFMPWNGYNFEDSILLSERVVEEDRYTTIHIEELTCVARDTKLGPEEISADIPNVSEQALNRLDESGVVYIGAEVRAGDIMVGKVTPKGESQLTPEEKLLRAIFGEKASDVKDSSLRVPPGMDGTVIDVQVFTRDGIEKDKRARQIEENEIKRVKKDFDDQFRILEAAIYARLRSQIVGKVANGGANLKKGDSVTDAYLDGLKKSDWFQLRMKDEDAADAIERAQKQIQAHEKEFEARFADKRGKITQGDDLAPGVLKMVKVFLAVKRRIQPGDKMAGRHGNKGVVSNVVPVEDMPYMATGESVDIVLNPLGVPSRMNIGQILEVHLGWAAKGLGRKIQRMLEAQAAVSELRKFLDDIYNHDNAINAQRVDLSQFSDEELLNLGKNLIDGVPMATPVFDGASEAEIKRMLELADLPQSGQTQLYDGRTGEAFDRKTTVGYMHYLKLNHLVDDKMHARSTGPYSLVTQQPLGGKAQFGGQRFGEMEVWALEAYGAAYTLQEMLTVKSDDVQGRNQMYKNIVDGEHEMVAGMPESFNVLVKEIRSLAIHMELEE; from the coding sequence ATGACGTCTTATTCGTTCACCGAAAAAAAGCGTATCCGCAAGGATTTCGGTAAGCAGCGCTCGATTCTCGAAGTGCCGTTTCTGCTTGCCATCCAGGTGGATTCCTACCGCGAATTCCTGCAGGAAGATGTGGAGTCGACCAAGCGCAAGGACCTCGGTCTGCACGCGGCATTGAAGTCGGTGTTCCCGATTTCCAGCTACAGCGGCAACGCTGCGCTGGAGTACGTCGGTTACAAGTTGGGTCAGCCGGTGTTCGACGAGCGCGAATGCCGTCAGCGTGGCATGAGCTATGGCGCGCCGCTGCGCGTGACCGTGCGCCTGGTGATCTACGACCGCGAGTCGTCCACCAAGGCGATCAAGTACGTGAAGGAGCAGGAGGTCTATCTCGGCGAAATTCCGCTGATGACCGGCAACGGTACCTTCATCGTCAACGGCACCGAGCGTGTGATCGTGTCGCAGCTGCATCGCTCGCCGGGCGTGTTTTTCGACCACGACCGTGGCAAGACCCACAGCTCGGGCAAGCTGCTGTACAGCGCCCGCATCATTCCGTACCGCGGTTCCTGGTTGGACTTCGAGTTCGACCCGAAGGATGCGCTGTTCACCCGTATCGACCGTCGCCGCAAGTTGCCGGTGTCGATCCTGCTGCGCGCGCTCGGCTACAACAACGAAGAAATGCTGGCCGAGTTCTTCGAGATCAACACCTTCCACATCAATCCGGACGAAGGCGTGCAGCTGGAGCTGGTACCGGAGCGTCTGCGTGGCGAAACGCTGAACTTCGACCTGGCCGATGGCGATAAGGTCATCGTGGAAGCCGGTAAGCGCATCACCGCGCGTCACGTCAAGCAACTGGAAGCCGCCGGCGTTGCCGCGCTGGCCGTGCCGGACGACTACCTGGTCGGCCGCATCCTGTCGCACGACGTGGTCGATGGCTCCACCGGCGAACTGCTGGCCAATGCCAACGACGAGATCAGCGAAGACCAACTGACCGCGTTCCGCAAGGCTGGCGTCGATGCGGTCGGCACCCTGTGGGTGAACGATCTGGATCGTGGTCCGTACCTGTCCAACACCTTGCGCATCGATCCGACCAAGACGCAGCTGGAAGCGCTGGTCGAAATCTACCGCATGATGCGTCCGGGCGAGCCGCCGACCAAGGAAGCCGCGCAGAACCTGTTCCACAACCTGTTCTTCACCTTCGAGCGCTACGACCTGTCCACGGTCGGCCGCATGAAGTTCAACCGTCGCGTCGGCCGCAAGGACGTGCTGGGCGAGTCGGTGCTGTACGACAAGAAGTATTTTGCCGAGCGTAACGACGAAGAATCCAAGCGCCTGGTCGCCGAGCACACCGACACCTCCGACATCCTGGAAGTGATCAAGGTCCTGACCGAGATCCGCAATGGTCGCGGCGTGGTCGATGACATCGATCACCTGGGCAACCGTCGCGTGCGTTCGGTCGGCGAAATGGCCGAGAACGTGTTCCGCGTAGGCCTGGTCCGCGTCGAGCGTGCGGTCAAGGAGCGTCTGTCGATGGCGGAGTCGGAAGGTCTGACCCCGCAGGAATTGATCAACGCCAAGCCGGTGGCTGCAGCGATCAAGGAATTCTTCGGCTCCTCGCAGCTGTCGCAGTTCATGGACCAGAACAACCCACTGTCGGAAGTGACGCACAAGCGTCGCGTCTCCGCACTGGGCCCGGGCGGTCTGACCCGCGAACGCGCCGGCTTCGAAGTGCGCGACGTGCATCCGACCCATTATGGCCGCGTCTGCACCATCGAAACGCCGGAAGGCCCGAACATCGGCCTGATCAACTCGCTGGCCGTGTTCGCCCGCACCAACCAGTACGGCTTCCTCGAGACGCCGTACCGTAAGGTGCTGGACGGCAAGGTCTCCGACGACGTCGAATACCTCTCGGCGATCGAAGAAAACGAGTACGTGATCGCCCAGGCGAACGCGCTGACCGATGCAAAGAACATGCTCACCGAGCAGTTCGTGCCGTGCCGGTTCCAGGGCGAATCGCTGTTGAAACCGCCGTCCGAAGTGCACTTCATGGACGTTTCGCCGATGCAGACCGTTTCGGTCGCAGCGGCGCTGGTGCCGTTCCTTGAGCACGACGACGCCAACCGCGCACTGATGGGCGCCAACATGCAGCGCCAGGCCGTGCCGACGCTGCGTTCGCAGAAGCCGCTTGTCGGTACCGGCATCGAGCGTGCGGTTGCGCGCGACTCGGGCGTGACCGTCAATGCGCTGCGTGGTGGCGTGATCGAGCAGATCGACGCCGCTCGTATCGTGGTCAAGGTCAATGAGGCAGAAATTGGCGGCGGCACCGATGCCGGCGTGGATATCTACAACCTGATCAAGTACACCCGCTCCAACCAGAACACCTGCATCAACCAGCGTCCGCTGGTGAATGTGGGTGACGTGATCGCGCGCGGCGACGTGCTGGCCGACGGCCCGTCCACCGACATCGGTGAACTGGCGCTGGGTCAGAACATGCTGATCGCCTTCATGCCGTGGAACGGCTACAACTTCGAAGACTCCATCCTGCTCTCCGAACGCGTGGTGGAAGAAGATCGTTACACCACGATCCACATCGAAGAGCTGACCTGCGTTGCGCGCGACACCAAGCTGGGGCCGGAGGAAATTTCCGCAGACATCCCGAACGTGTCCGAGCAGGCGTTGAACCGTCTGGACGAGAGTGGCGTGGTGTACATTGGTGCGGAAGTACGCGCTGGCGACATCATGGTCGGCAAGGTCACGCCGAAGGGCGAAAGCCAGCTGACCCCGGAAGAAAAGCTGCTGCGTGCCATCTTCGGTGAGAAGGCGTCCGACGTGAAGGACAGCTCGCTGCGCGTGCCCCCGGGCATGGATGGCACCGTCATCGACGTGCAGGTCTTCACTCGCGACGGCATCGAGAAGGACAAGCGTGCGCGTCAGATCGAGGAAAACGAGATTAAGCGCGTCAAGAAGGACTTCGACGACCAGTTCCGCATCCTGGAAGCGGCCATCTACGCCCGTCTGCGCTCGCAGATCGTGGGCAAGGTCGCCAACGGTGGCGCGAACCTGAAGAAGGGCGACTCCGTCACCGACGCCTACCTGGACGGGCTGAAGAAGTCCGATTGGTTCCAGCTGCGCATGAAGGACGAGGACGCTGCCGACGCCATCGAGCGTGCGCAGAAGCAGATCCAGGCGCACGAGAAGGAATTCGAAGCACGGTTTGCCGACAAGCGCGGCAAGATCACCCAGGGCGACGACCTCGCGCCGGGCGTGCTGAAGATGGTCAAGGTGTTCCTGGCGGTGAAGCGCCGCATCCAGCCGGGCGACAAGATGGCAGGCCGCCACGGCAACAAGGGTGTGGTCTCCAACGTGGTGCCGGTGGAAGACATGCCGTACATGGCCACCGGTGAGTCGGTCGACATCGTGTTGAACCCGCTCGGCGTGCCGTCGCGTATGAACATCGGCCAGATTCTGGAAGTGCATCTGGGCTGGGCCGCCAAGGGCCTGGGTCGCAAGATCCAGCGCATGCTGGAAGCCCAGGCCGCCGTCAGCGAACTGCGCAAGTTCCTGGACGACATCTACAACCACGACAACGCGATCAATGCGCAGCGCGTGGATCTGTCGCAGTTCAGCGATGAGGAATTGCTCAACCTGGGCAAGAACCTGATCGACGGCGTACCGATGGCCACCCCGGTGTTCGACGGCGCCAGCGAAGCGGAAATCAAGCGCATGCTGGAACTGGCCGACCTGCCGCAGAGCGGTCAGACCCAGCTGTACGACGGTCGCACTGGCGAAGCGTTCGATCGCAAGACCACGGTCGGCTACATGCACTACCTGAAGTTGAACCACTTGGTCGACGACAAGATGCATGCACGTTCGACTGGCCCGTACTCGCTCGTCACTCAGCAGCCGCTGGGCGGCAAGGCGCAATTCGGTGGTCAGCGCTTCGGCGAAATGGAAGTCTGGGCGCTGGAAGCCTACGGCGCTGCCTACACCCTGCAGGAAATGCTGACGGTGAAGTCCGACGACGTGCAGGGCCGCAACCAGATGTACAAGAACATCGTCGATGGTGAGCACGAGATGGTCGCAGGAATGCCGGAATCCTTCAACGTGTTGGTGAAGGAAATCCGTTCGCTGGCGATCCACATGGAACTGGAAGAGTAA
- the rpoC gene encoding DNA-directed RNA polymerase subunit beta': protein MKDLLNLFNQQRQTLDFDAIKIALASPDLIRSWSYGEVKKPETINYRTFKPERDGLFCAAIFGPIKDYECLCGKYKRMKHRGVVCEKCGTEVTLAKVRRERMGHIDLASPVAHIWFLKSLPSRIGLMLDMTLRDIERVLYFEAYVVTEPGLTPLERRQLLTEEQYLTARQEYNDDFDAAMGAEAVYELLRTIDLQSEMTRLREEIASTGSETKLKRLTKRIKLIEAFLESGNRPEWMVMTVLPVLPPDLRPLVPLDGGRFATSDLNDLYRRVINRNNRLRRLLELNAPDIIVRNEKRMLQESVDALLDNGRRGRAITGTNKRPLKSLADMIKGKQGRFRQNLLGKRVDYSGRSVITVGPYLKLHQCGLPKKMALELFKPFVFAKLQRRGLATTIKAAKKLVEREEAEVWDILEEVIREHPVLLNRAPTLHRLGIQAFEPVLIEGKAIQLHPLVCTAFNADFDGDQMAVHVPLSLEAQLEARALMMSTNNILSPANGEPIIVPSQDVVLGLYYMSRALENKKGEGMVFANTSEVKRAYDNRVVELHAKVKVRITQVDVDAVDGKRTSGTSIVDTTVGRALLSEILPEGLPFQLANTEMTKKNISRLINSSYRLLGLKDTVVFADKLMYTGYAYATRAGVSIGIDDMLIPDEKKGILTEAEAEVLEIQEQYQSGLVTAGERYNKVVDIWSRTSERIAKAMMDTIGTEKVENAKGETIDQKSMNSLYIMADSGARGSQAQIRQLAGMRGLMARPDGSIIETPIKANFREGLNVQEYFNSTHGARKGLADTALKTANSGYLTRRLVDVAQDVVITEIDCGTTEGLIMTPIVEGGDVVEPLKERVLGRVVAEDVYLPGNDEEPIVTRNTLLDEAWVAKLEDASVQSVKVRSTISCESSFGVCARCYGRDLARGHQVNIGEAVGVIAAQSIGEPGTQLTMRTFHIGGAASRAAAVDNITVKTTGSVKFNNLKSVAHASGSLVAVSRSGELSVLDGHGRERERYKLPYGATITAKDGDAVKAGQSVANWDPHNHPIVSEVAGFIRFIDFVDGVTVIEKTDELTGLASREITDPKRRGAHAKELRPIVRIVDGKGNDLTIPNTDLPAQYLLPPRSIVNLQDGAAVGVGDVVAKIPQEASKTRDITGGLPRVADLFEARKPKDPAILAERSGIISFGKDTKGKQRLIIKDTDGSEHEELIPKYRQIIVFEGEHVTKGETVVDGEPSPQDILRLLGVEPLAAYLVKEIQDVYRLQGVKINDKHIEVITRQMLRKVEIVDQGNSKFLNGEQVERQRVIEENARLVKRNELPAKYDPVLLGITKASLATESFISAASFQETTRVLTEAAVRGTRDNLRGLKENVIVGRLIPAGTGLAYHAGRRKASGLTDSEMETLSGKPAGAEPVAALADAGADEE, encoded by the coding sequence ATGAAAGACCTGCTCAACCTCTTCAATCAGCAGCGCCAGACGCTGGATTTCGACGCGATCAAGATCGCGCTGGCGTCGCCGGACCTGATTCGTTCGTGGTCCTACGGCGAAGTGAAGAAGCCCGAAACCATCAACTACCGGACCTTCAAGCCCGAGCGTGACGGCCTGTTCTGCGCCGCCATCTTTGGACCGATCAAGGACTACGAATGCCTGTGCGGCAAGTACAAGCGCATGAAGCACCGTGGCGTGGTCTGCGAAAAGTGCGGCACCGAAGTCACCCTGGCCAAGGTGCGCCGCGAGCGCATGGGTCACATCGATCTGGCCTCTCCGGTCGCGCACATCTGGTTCCTCAAGTCGCTGCCCTCGCGCATCGGTTTGATGCTGGACATGACCCTGCGTGACATCGAGCGCGTGCTGTACTTCGAAGCCTACGTCGTCACCGAGCCGGGCCTGACCCCGCTCGAGCGCCGCCAGCTGCTGACCGAAGAGCAGTACCTGACCGCACGCCAGGAGTACAACGACGACTTCGACGCCGCCATGGGCGCCGAGGCCGTGTACGAGCTGCTGCGCACGATCGACCTGCAGTCGGAAATGACCCGGCTGCGCGAGGAAATCGCCAGCACCGGTTCGGAAACCAAGCTCAAGCGCCTCACCAAGCGCATCAAGCTGATCGAAGCCTTCTTGGAATCGGGCAACCGTCCGGAGTGGATGGTCATGACCGTGCTTCCCGTGCTGCCGCCGGACCTGCGTCCGCTGGTGCCGCTGGATGGCGGCCGCTTCGCGACCTCGGATCTGAACGATCTGTACCGCCGCGTGATCAACCGCAACAACCGTCTGCGCCGCCTGCTCGAGCTCAATGCGCCGGACATCATCGTGCGCAACGAAAAGCGCATGCTGCAGGAGTCGGTCGATGCGTTACTGGACAACGGCCGTCGGGGCCGTGCCATCACCGGCACCAACAAGCGTCCGCTGAAGTCGCTGGCCGACATGATCAAGGGCAAGCAGGGCCGGTTCCGTCAGAACCTGCTCGGCAAGCGCGTGGACTACTCCGGTCGTTCGGTCATCACCGTCGGTCCGTACCTCAAGCTGCACCAGTGCGGCCTGCCGAAGAAGATGGCGCTCGAGCTGTTCAAGCCGTTCGTGTTCGCCAAGCTGCAGCGTCGTGGCCTGGCGACCACCATCAAGGCCGCCAAGAAGCTGGTTGAGCGCGAAGAAGCCGAAGTCTGGGACATCCTGGAAGAAGTGATCCGTGAGCATCCGGTGCTGTTGAACCGTGCGCCGACCCTGCACCGTCTGGGCATCCAGGCGTTCGAGCCGGTGTTGATCGAAGGCAAGGCCATCCAGCTGCATCCGCTGGTGTGTACCGCCTTCAACGCCGACTTCGACGGCGACCAGATGGCTGTCCACGTGCCGCTCTCGCTGGAAGCCCAGCTGGAAGCGCGTGCGCTGATGATGTCCACCAACAACATCCTGTCGCCGGCCAACGGCGAGCCGATCATCGTGCCGTCGCAGGACGTGGTGTTGGGCCTGTACTACATGAGCCGCGCGCTTGAGAACAAGAAGGGCGAAGGCATGGTGTTCGCCAACACCAGCGAAGTGAAGCGCGCCTACGACAACCGTGTGGTCGAACTGCACGCCAAGGTCAAGGTCCGCATCACCCAGGTGGACGTGGACGCCGTCGATGGCAAGCGCACCAGCGGCACCTCGATCGTGGACACCACGGTCGGTCGTGCGCTGCTGAGCGAAATCCTGCCCGAAGGCCTGCCGTTCCAGCTGGCCAACACCGAGATGACCAAGAAGAACATCTCGCGTCTGATCAACTCCAGCTACCGTCTGCTGGGCTTGAAGGACACGGTCGTGTTCGCCGACAAGCTGATGTACACCGGCTATGCCTATGCAACCCGTGCCGGCGTGTCGATCGGTATCGACGACATGCTGATCCCGGACGAGAAGAAGGGCATCCTCACCGAGGCCGAAGCCGAAGTGCTGGAAATCCAGGAGCAGTACCAGTCCGGTCTGGTCACCGCCGGCGAGCGCTACAACAAGGTCGTGGACATCTGGTCGCGGACCAGCGAGCGCATCGCCAAGGCGATGATGGACACCATCGGTACCGAAAAGGTTGAGAACGCCAAGGGCGAGACCATCGACCAGAAGTCGATGAACTCGCTGTACATCATGGCCGACTCCGGTGCGCGTGGTAGCCAGGCGCAGATCCGTCAGCTGGCCGGTATGCGCGGCCTGATGGCGCGTCCGGACGGCTCGATCATCGAGACGCCCATCAAGGCGAACTTCCGCGAAGGTCTGAACGTGCAGGAGTACTTCAACTCCACCCACGGTGCCCGTAAGGGTCTGGCCGATACCGCGCTGAAGACCGCGAACTCGGGTTACCTGACCCGTCGTCTGGTCGACGTGGCGCAGGACGTGGTGATCACCGAAATCGATTGCGGCACCACCGAAGGGTTGATCATGACCCCGATCGTGGAAGGTGGCGACGTGGTGGAGCCGTTGAAGGAGCGCGTGCTGGGCCGTGTTGTGGCCGAGGACGTCTACCTGCCGGGCAACGACGAAGAACCGATCGTCACCCGCAACACGCTGCTCGACGAAGCCTGGGTCGCCAAGCTCGAAGACGCCAGCGTGCAGTCGGTGAAGGTGCGTTCGACCATCAGCTGCGAATCCTCCTTCGGCGTGTGTGCACGCTGCTACGGCCGCGATCTCGCACGTGGTCACCAGGTCAACATCGGTGAAGCGGTCGGCGTCATCGCCGCGCAGTCGATCGGTGAGCCGGGTACCCAGCTGACCATGCGTACGTTCCACATCGGTGGTGCGGCATCGCGTGCGGCTGCGGTGGACAACATCACTGTCAAGACCACCGGTTCGGTGAAGTTCAACAACCTCAAGTCGGTGGCGCATGCCAGTGGCTCGTTGGTTGCGGTCTCGCGTTCTGGCGAACTGTCCGTGCTCGATGGACATGGCCGCGAGCGCGAGCGTTACAAGCTGCCGTACGGCGCCACCATCACCGCCAAGGACGGCGATGCGGTCAAGGCCGGTCAAAGCGTTGCCAACTGGGATCCGCATAACCACCCGATCGTCTCGGAAGTGGCCGGTTTCATCCGTTTCATCGACTTCGTTGACGGCGTCACCGTCATCGAGAAGACCGACGAACTGACCGGTCTGGCCTCGCGCGAAATTACCGACCCGAAGCGTCGCGGTGCGCATGCCAAGGAACTGCGTCCGATCGTGCGTATCGTCGATGGCAAGGGGAATGACCTGACGATCCCGAACACGGATCTGCCGGCGCAGTACTTGCTGCCGCCGCGCTCCATTGTCAACCTGCAGGATGGCGCCGCCGTCGGCGTGGGCGACGTGGTGGCGAAGATCCCGCAGGAAGCGTCCAAGACCCGCGACATCACCGGTGGTCTGCCGCGCGTTGCCGACTTGTTCGAAGCACGCAAGCCGAAGGATCCGGCGATCCTGGCCGAGCGCTCGGGCATCATCAGCTTCGGTAAGGACACCAAGGGCAAGCAGCGCCTGATCATCAAAGACACCGATGGTTCGGAACACGAAGAGCTGATCCCGAAGTACCGCCAGATCATCGTGTTCGAAGGCGAGCACGTGACTAAGGGCGAGACGGTGGTGGATGGCGAGCCGAGCCCGCAGGACATCCTGCGTCTGCTGGGTGTCGAACCGCTGGCCGCGTACCTGGTCAAGGAAATCCAGGACGTGTACCGCCTGCAAGGCGTGAAGATCAACGACAAGCACATCGAGGTGATCACTCGCCAGATGCTGCGTAAGGTCGAGATCGTCGATCAGGGCAACAGCAAATTCCTCAACGGCGAGCAGGTCGAGCGCCAGCGCGTCATCGAGGAAAATGCCCGCCTGGTCAAGCGCAACGAACTACCGGCCAAGTACGATCCGGTGCTGCTGGGTATCACCAAGGCCTCGCTTGCCACCGAGTCGTTCATCTCGGCGGCATCGTTCCAGGAGACCACCCGCGTGTTGACCGAGGCGGCCGTTCGCGGCACCCGCGACAACCTGCGCGGTCTGAAGGAAAACGTGATCGTGGGTCGCCTGATTCCGGCCGGTACCGGTCTGGCGTACCACGCCGGACGTCGCAAGGCCTCGGGTCTGACCGACTCGGAAATGGAAACGCTGTCGGGCAAGCCGGCAGGTGCCGAACCGGTCGCAGCTTTGGCCGACGCTGGCGCGGACGAGGAGTAA
- the rplJ gene encoding 50S ribosomal protein L10, whose protein sequence is MALNLSQKQEVVAELADVAAKAHSLIAAEYAGTTVSQMTAMRKQARETGVFLKVVKNTLAARAVEGTDFAVAADKLVGPLLYAFSMEEPGAAGRLIKEFAKSNDKLQAKVVSIGGELFPAGHVDVLASLPTRDQALAMLARVLSEPAAMFARAVKAVGDKQGGGDAAAAAVAETAEA, encoded by the coding sequence ATGGCTCTCAATCTGTCCCAGAAGCAAGAAGTAGTCGCCGAGCTGGCAGACGTCGCCGCCAAGGCCCACTCCCTGATCGCCGCCGAATACGCTGGCACCACGGTCTCCCAGATGACCGCGATGCGTAAGCAGGCCCGCGAAACCGGCGTGTTCTTGAAAGTTGTCAAGAACACCCTGGCTGCGCGAGCCGTTGAAGGTACTGATTTCGCTGTCGCTGCTGACAAGCTGGTCGGTCCTTTGCTGTATGCGTTTTCGATGGAGGAGCCCGGCGCAGCCGGTCGCCTGATCAAGGAATTTGCCAAGAGCAACGACAAGCTGCAGGCCAAGGTCGTGTCCATCGGCGGGGAACTGTTCCCGGCTGGTCACGTCGACGTGTTGGCCTCGCTGCCGACCCGTGACCAGGCCCTGGCCATGCTGGCCCGCGTGCTGTCCGAACCGGCTGCCATGTTCGCCCGTGCCGTCAAGGCCGTCGGCGACAAGCAGGGCGGTGGCGACGCAGCCGCCGCGGCGGTCGCCGAGACTGCCGAAGCTTGA